A single region of the Epinephelus moara isolate mb chromosome 16, YSFRI_EMoa_1.0, whole genome shotgun sequence genome encodes:
- the dalrd3 gene encoding DALR anticodon-binding domain-containing protein 3 isoform X1, which yields MEHIEESSPLRITPTVRALSSALRGKRENVHDSRRENGDRIFPEPEKLWFKESSAKNLRNRDFLSPTTMLNTLYADGQVPPAVMSRVLSLCGSGVLPVAGGEVMGEGLRVRVDRAAAFKAVLADGATEYLKPSSQRQGCVVLNCPALHPKPNTPTPDTLTLGQLRTVLLADHMGALLRRQGFTVSYCPTLPEDSDIITFLRALGIDWPTAPANWTNEEREEKIQEALENSPYRESEMERGRRTSGGGGGGGRKAEEGENEGALRVNLKRVFQEEGLLGYDPSLGTCTVHRDSVSHLAQLDLATADCTVAMATALHVTSCQDEFRQQQIAVLWRASGVTHTQRHLVCGPVKTPGSHLTAAQYLQLRRGQMKEASEMKYGDQVEGQTWDDIIRVMTSATVRFELLSTVHTSPVTLDVQREGGVSTKGPRGGVFVMYNCARLHTLFDSYERGVEKGLYPEIPEGSQLDFSALKEEGEWLLLFNYLIPFSELLDQSGQALDCEGGGARVNIKTEQICKFLVSLSKDFSSYYNRVHVLGEPLPHLFNQMFCRLHLLRALRELYHSALDILNLPPIRQL from the exons ATGGAGCACATCGAGGAGTCTTCGCCCCTCCGGATCACCCCGACCGTCCGGGCGCTGAGCTCCGCACTGCGGGGGAAGCGTGAAAATGTCCACGATTCCAGGCGGGAAAACGGCGACAGGATCTTCCCAGAGCCGGAGAAGCTTTGGTTCAAGGAGAGCAGCGCTAAAAACCTGCGTAACAGGGACTTCTTATCGCCGACCACGATGCTCAACACGCTGTATGCGGATGGACAG GTCCCTCCAGCAGTGATGTCCAGAGTGCTGTCCCTCTGTGGCAGTGGGGTTCTCCCTGTGGCTGGTGGGGAAGTCATGGGTGAGGGGTTGAGGGTGAGGGTGGACCGAGCTGCAGCCTTCAAGGCTGTCCTGGCAGATGGAGCCACAGAGTACCTGAAGCCCTCGAGTCAGAGGCAAGGCTGTGTGGTGCTCAACTGCCCGGCACTGCACCCTAAACCCAACACACCCACTCCTGATACACTGACTCTGGGCCAGCTGAGGACTGTGCTGTTGGCTGATCACATGGGAGCGCTGTTGAGAAGACAAGG ATTCACAGTGTCCTATTGCCCCACACTTCCCGAAGACAGCGACATCATCACCTTCCTCCGAGCTCTTGGCATTGACTGGCCGACAGCTCCAGCTAACTGGACCAACGAGGAGCGGGAGGAGAAGATTCAGGAGGCGCTGGAGAACTCCCCGTACAGAGAGAGCGAAATGGAAAGAGGCAGGAGAAcaagcggaggaggaggaggaggagggaggaaggcaGAGGAGGGGGAAAACGAGGGAGCGCTCAGGGTCAACCTGAAACGAGTGTTCCAGGAGGAGGGGCTGCTGGGATACGACCCCAGCCTTGGTACCTGCACAG TACACAGAGACAGTGTTTCCCACCTGGCACAACTGGACCTAGCCACTGCTGACTGCAca GTAGCCATGGCAACAGCGTTACATGTGACTTCCTGTCAGGATGAGTTCCGCCAGCAGCAGATAGCAGTGCTGTGGAGAGCCAGtggagtgacacacacacag agacATCTGGTGTGTGGGCCCGTGAAGACTCCTGGCTCTCACCTCACCGCTGCACAGTATCTGCA gcTGAGAAGAGGTCAGATGAAGGAGGCCTCAGAGATGAAGTATGGAGATCAAGTAGAag GTCAGACGtgggatgacatcatcagggtcaTGACCTCTGCCACTGTAAGATTTGAGCTGCTGTCAACGGTCCACACCAGTCCG GTGACACTGGACGTCCAGAGGGAAGGGGGCGTGTCCACCAAAGGGCCCAGAGGAGGAGTGTTTGTGATGTATAACTGTGCCAGGCTGCACACTCTGTTCGACAGCTACGAGAGAGGAGTGGAGAAGG gtCTGTACCCAGAAATCCCTGAAGGCTCCCAGCTCGACTTCTCTGCTCTGAAAGAAGAG GGCGAGTGGCTCCTCCTGTTCAATTACCTCATCCCGTTCTCCGAGCTGCTGGACCAATCAGGACAGGCATTAGATTGTGAAGGGGGAGGAGCCAGAGTCAATATTAAGACTGAACAG ATCTGTAAATTTCTCGTGTCTCTCAGTAAAGACTTCAGCTCGTACTACAACAGAGTCCATGTGCTGGGG
- the dalrd3 gene encoding DALR anticodon-binding domain-containing protein 3 isoform X2 encodes MPPSFCTNPSPLIPKGSNPGPCCCLGCQDTSTLQVPPAVMSRVLSLCGSGVLPVAGGEVMGEGLRVRVDRAAAFKAVLADGATEYLKPSSQRQGCVVLNCPALHPKPNTPTPDTLTLGQLRTVLLADHMGALLRRQGFTVSYCPTLPEDSDIITFLRALGIDWPTAPANWTNEEREEKIQEALENSPYRESEMERGRRTSGGGGGGGRKAEEGENEGALRVNLKRVFQEEGLLGYDPSLGTCTVHRDSVSHLAQLDLATADCTVAMATALHVTSCQDEFRQQQIAVLWRASGVTHTQRHLVCGPVKTPGSHLTAAQYLQLRRGQMKEASEMKYGDQVEGQTWDDIIRVMTSATVRFELLSTVHTSPVTLDVQREGGVSTKGPRGGVFVMYNCARLHTLFDSYERGVEKGLYPEIPEGSQLDFSALKEEGEWLLLFNYLIPFSELLDQSGQALDCEGGGARVNIKTEQICKFLVSLSKDFSSYYNRVHVLGEPLPHLFNQMFCRLHLLRALRELYHSALDILNLPPIRQL; translated from the exons atgcctccctcTTTTTGCACCAATCCCTCTCCTCTCATTCCTAAGGGATCCAATCCCGGACCTTGTTGTTGTCTGGGATGTCAGGACACTAGTACACTGCAG GTCCCTCCAGCAGTGATGTCCAGAGTGCTGTCCCTCTGTGGCAGTGGGGTTCTCCCTGTGGCTGGTGGGGAAGTCATGGGTGAGGGGTTGAGGGTGAGGGTGGACCGAGCTGCAGCCTTCAAGGCTGTCCTGGCAGATGGAGCCACAGAGTACCTGAAGCCCTCGAGTCAGAGGCAAGGCTGTGTGGTGCTCAACTGCCCGGCACTGCACCCTAAACCCAACACACCCACTCCTGATACACTGACTCTGGGCCAGCTGAGGACTGTGCTGTTGGCTGATCACATGGGAGCGCTGTTGAGAAGACAAGG ATTCACAGTGTCCTATTGCCCCACACTTCCCGAAGACAGCGACATCATCACCTTCCTCCGAGCTCTTGGCATTGACTGGCCGACAGCTCCAGCTAACTGGACCAACGAGGAGCGGGAGGAGAAGATTCAGGAGGCGCTGGAGAACTCCCCGTACAGAGAGAGCGAAATGGAAAGAGGCAGGAGAAcaagcggaggaggaggaggaggagggaggaaggcaGAGGAGGGGGAAAACGAGGGAGCGCTCAGGGTCAACCTGAAACGAGTGTTCCAGGAGGAGGGGCTGCTGGGATACGACCCCAGCCTTGGTACCTGCACAG TACACAGAGACAGTGTTTCCCACCTGGCACAACTGGACCTAGCCACTGCTGACTGCAca GTAGCCATGGCAACAGCGTTACATGTGACTTCCTGTCAGGATGAGTTCCGCCAGCAGCAGATAGCAGTGCTGTGGAGAGCCAGtggagtgacacacacacag agacATCTGGTGTGTGGGCCCGTGAAGACTCCTGGCTCTCACCTCACCGCTGCACAGTATCTGCA gcTGAGAAGAGGTCAGATGAAGGAGGCCTCAGAGATGAAGTATGGAGATCAAGTAGAag GTCAGACGtgggatgacatcatcagggtcaTGACCTCTGCCACTGTAAGATTTGAGCTGCTGTCAACGGTCCACACCAGTCCG GTGACACTGGACGTCCAGAGGGAAGGGGGCGTGTCCACCAAAGGGCCCAGAGGAGGAGTGTTTGTGATGTATAACTGTGCCAGGCTGCACACTCTGTTCGACAGCTACGAGAGAGGAGTGGAGAAGG gtCTGTACCCAGAAATCCCTGAAGGCTCCCAGCTCGACTTCTCTGCTCTGAAAGAAGAG GGCGAGTGGCTCCTCCTGTTCAATTACCTCATCCCGTTCTCCGAGCTGCTGGACCAATCAGGACAGGCATTAGATTGTGAAGGGGGAGGAGCCAGAGTCAATATTAAGACTGAACAG ATCTGTAAATTTCTCGTGTCTCTCAGTAAAGACTTCAGCTCGTACTACAACAGAGTCCATGTGCTGGGG
- the LOC126402756 gene encoding uncharacterized protein LOC126402756, which produces MHNWQENEIKELLTIRGSEAIRNQITGTVKDSVVYNRVTKLLAERGVYRSHMQVISKLKALKKQYSKYHQQKIRSGSDRVDWPFYDLCHRVFGYVPVVSPVKRHRSPTPPRATTPPPPLPPPVISDEHHEVVVGLWDDVDDKELDKHLGPVEPDDEEEQYSPSDQLQAINANHQSERPWSRPRDQSEYTVPPKRKKRTVMDQVSSLVSATVTQLREMDASMQAQEDARLQRLMDHEREMQNSLMSQLVAMHERISRENHERHVELVDRILSRFPSPSAPSGH; this is translated from the exons ATGCACAACTGGCAGGAGAACGAGATCAAAGAACTGCTGACGATCCGGGGCTCGGAGGCGATCCGTAACCAGATCACGGGCACGGTGAAGGACTCAGTAGTTTACAACCGGGTGACCAAACTGCTGGCGGAGCGGGGGGTGTACAGGTCACACATGCAGGTGATCAGCAAACTGAAGGCGCTCAAGAAGCAGTACAGCAAGTACCACCAGCAGAAGATCCGCAGCGGCAGCGACCGCGTCGACTGGCCCTTTTATGACCTGTGCCACCGGGTGTTCGGGTACGTACCCGTGGTGAGCCCGGTGAAACGGCACAGGAGTCCCACACCTCCACGTGCGACCACACCGCCGCCTCCGCTGCCGCCGCCGGTCATCAGCGACGAGCATCATGAGGTTGTAGTCGGGCTGTGGGACGATGTGGATGACAAGGAGCTTGACAAGCACCTGGGTCCAGTGGAGCCAGACGACGAGGAGGAGCAGTACAGCCCGTCGGACCAGCTACAAGCCATCAACGCCA ACCATCAAAGTGAGCGTCCTTGGAGCAGACCCAGAGACCAGTCAG AGTACACAGTTCCaccaaagagaaagaaaaggacagTGATGGACCAAGTCTCTTCGTTAGTGTCAGCAACAGTCACCCAGCTCAGAGAGATGGACGCTTCCATGCAGGCGCAGGAGGACGCCCGGCTACAGAGGCTGATGGACCACGAGAGGGAAATGCAGAACAGTTTAATGAGCCAGCTGGTGGCCATGCATGAAAGGATCAGCCGAGAAAACCACGAGAGACACGTTGAACTCGTGGACAGGATACTTTCTAGGTTCCCTTCACCATCAGCACCCTCAGGTCACTGA